From the genome of Ooceraea biroi isolate clonal line C1 chromosome 10, Obir_v5.4, whole genome shotgun sequence:
TAAGAGATGTAAAACTTGCTTGTGCTCGATTCCTTCTAACCACAAGTTTAACAATTCTTCTCGTTTACACCTTAGCAATTGCTTACAGGCGTTCAGATTCTCTTTGACCGCATGAATCTTTTCCCGCGATGATGTAACCTTCTCGGATAGTGCACtgaatatctaaaataaaatataacatacataTGACACTGTGTGTGATGGCTTTTTATCAAGTACTGTATACACATCCATTTACTTGCATAACTTCCATAAGATCCTGATCGTGCGACGAGACTAATTCTTCCAGTCGTTGATCACTTCGTTTGTACTCTTTTTCCAATTTAGCCTTCTCCGTATCGCGCTGCTCGTTTGTCTCACTTGCTGACAGAGCACGAATTACCGAGATCAACAAACCGCTCTACAGGATACATTCGAcacacaaatattattattttgacaaAGTCTATGACACATGTGACAACATTCCTGGATAATTGTAAATACTAGATTTACTTGCCGTTTCTTTCGTTGGCTTGATTCCTCGCGGGGGTTTAATGGGAGGTGTCGTATTCATTGTGTAATTGTAAACAACTAGAAAATGAACTCAATTATTATCACGCTTCATATTGAAGTGGCATCagtatttaaacatttaaatgaCTCAAGTACCTTTACagatttaaattacatttacagatttttaaatcttcaatAATTATCGTATACATATACGTGAAATTCCATGGATTGATCGTCATGTTAGGTTAAGTTATCGTGGGCTTCTCGTTTTATTTAATGACGATGATTACACATGGCTCTCATCTTTAAGCCACACGACACTTTAGTCCAAAATATGAGGATGATTATTGGCCTTGTTGTTGCCTTCGTTCCACATTAGTTCAATTAtaagtttaattataaaagttcAAAACATTAACAAATCTTACATGAGCTTGCAATGTTTGATACTGATTGTTGCGGATCCTTTCAGCTACACCTTCTACACTTTTTATCTGCATATTGTATTTTCAATGTgatttttaaagatataattaacgaaatattatattgtaagaatatagaaatatacataaaatttattctgagatacttaaaaaaattaagaaagtaaaaatatcaaaagccattatttttcatattaattttacagatTTTCATCACTGTTTCactataaagtatatatactaaaattataaaacagacatatgtaaattaatcatttattaaattatacaattacatacatgtacaatacAATTAACGAACGCAATtcggaatataataaaaagacgTGTATTAGCATTAAGAATGTTAGAATGCAGTTGCAAAACTTGTAGgcttataaaaaagaaaacgaaaaaaacctttgttgtgaaacaaaattgATGTTAAGCGCGTGGAATTGTCTAAAATTACTTTCTTAAACTAATTTATTGTtaacaatacaaaatataagtAGAATATGTATGAAAGCTGACAAGTAAATTCAcaagtttattaaaaacaaagttAACGTGCAATTCAGTACATGATTAATctctacatatttttttaaaattttattatatatactttatatatacagTGAAACAGTGATGAAAATCTGTAAAATTAGTATGAAAAATTAGACCTTtgacttttattttcttaattgttttaagtatcacagaataaattttattgtatatatattcttacaatacaatatttcagTTTTCAATACACTATATCGACTACgaatgatatataattgtataattttatacaaaaatcattttattcaccattttcgctctctcttatacatctgtgtgtgtgtgtgtgtaggcacatgttaattatatacaaaatatatatatgcattatatatacGTCAAGTTTTAACATGAAGACCATATAAGAATCTGTATTCTTACAGTACTAAAAGAAAGAGTTATTAGATCTATTGTAACAAAACAACAATAAATGAATgtctgcaatatatatacatatattacatatattgcaaattataaacctgaataaagatagaaaaaaaactgAGTGGCATATTAactactataaaataaaactattatttctatACAAGAAGCAgtaaattaaagaatattgAGTCGTATAAATCGTTTAGGAATGTGCTCTGTCAacaaaatcatttaattatctaGATTGCTTACAGTAGAAAACAATTAACCCTTTAAAcgatgaatatatatatatatttttttcagaaaaaaaagaaaaaggggaAACAAAAGCAATAGGGCTTTCCTAAGTTTACATTTGCGGTAACTGATCGATCGGTGTGGCGAATCTGAAGTCTTCCGGGAAGAGCTGGCTCGCATGCGGATACATTAATTTGTACGACTGTCGGATTGTGACGTCCGCGACACCGGCGATGTCCCCAATCTCCTTTTGCGATCTCTTGTCCTCCGATGCCTGTGtaagttaaaatattaataaaactgaaaataaaataatgtccATTGGCGCAGATCAAACGCGGTGGTTCGTTGTACGGTTTCGCATACCTGTGACGCCATGTAAATAGCTGCAGCGGCAACCGAAATGGGCGATCTTCCAGGTACAATATCGATCTCCACCGCTTTCCTAGCAATATGTGTAGCGGCTCGTTGTACCATGTTGGGAAGACCGAGATTGGAACAAAATCTAGACATGAAGTCGCCGGTAGTAATAAGGTCCACGCTAGTTTCGAGGGCTTTGAGGATCAATTTGAAGCACCGGCCGATCTCCTTTTTGCTTATTTTGCTGACCGCACAGATTTCCTTGAACGTGCGTGGCACGCCTTCCTGGCGACAGGCGATGTACAAACACGCGGAAGCAATTGCGTCATTGGCACGACCCTTCAGATTTTTGCCGTCGTGTACTTGCTTGAACAATGTGTTGGCTCTGTCCACAATTGTTTTCGGCAAATTGATGCGATCTGCCATAGCATTGATCTCGCGGAACGCATTGAGCAATGCTCTGTCAGAACTGCTCATCTGAAGGAATTATCTTCGTTAGATCTTTGTCCACAGACCAATAACTTCGCGATGAATATAAAGCTAAAACGTTTCATGTACTAACTGTACGACGATTTTGATATTTAGCAGTTCCAAAGCCGTCGAAGGATGCAGCACCTGTTCCTGGTCCAATCATCGTGGACAGGTCTGCACCATTAAGAAGTGGATTCTCAGGACCACCGACACGAGATGGATCGATTCCTGATTTCTCGTTGCTAAATGTCCTCCATTCTGAACCCACGTCTATTACTCTGTGGCACAGAAGATAATTAGCATATATGATAGATATCGCTTTTGTGTATTAATATTGTGACTAACGttgtatttctatttctacTTGAACTTACCTATCTCCCACAACTAACCCACATTCTGAGCAAATTTGGTCTCCTGCTCTATAATCTTCTATAAGTGGAGCATCTGGATGTGCGTAGCAGCATACTTTGTCAGCAACATACCtggcaatttaaaaaatggacaTTTTGCAATCACATTACATGTCTAACTGCAATAATTTGAACAGAGATTTCTTGAACAGATAGGTCTACTATACAATCCTATGTCAACATCCTATGTAAATGTCAACAACTAAATTTTACATCTCGATCTCATTTCAAATTGTAAATATGATATGCCAATATACAAAGTCCGATAAAAAAAGTACCAATTTAGAAGGAGAGCTTACTTGATATAATTGATGCTTTGGGTGAAGcaaatttaaaagttaaaaaataataaattcgccCTAGTGTGTCAGAATACTACACCTACCACTTCAACATGTGAGTTGTGTTCTCATTTGGCAAGTCTTTTGGATATTTCCTGTTATCCGCTCACCACTGTCTACTAATTCAGTTTACACTGATtcagtttatattttatgtatcaaTCAGAATCCAAGAAATAGTGACGAATAGATAACAGAAAAGGTCCAGTTAGAAGCTCTGTGAAGTTGGCACCCCAAAATGAGAATTTTAAAACACTTAAAATGGTGTCCAATTGGTCCATACATAATCGTGTTTTGTCCAccttgcaaaaaaaagaattgaagaaattttatcatgTGCACTCTCCTAAATGCGTtgtcttttaaaattatatatagattctGATTGTCCACCATTTTTTCCACCAATGTCCACCAATTtcttctattcttttttttattcttactttTTTTGCAAGGTGGACAAAACACGATTATGTATGGACAAATGTGGACAAATGGACAATCCGAATGCCATTTCAAGTGTTTAAAAATTCTCATTTCGGGGTGACAACTTCACAGAGCTcaggttagattagatttaAAATTAAGGTAGATTTAAAATAGCAAAATATCAAAAGTGACAGGCAGATAATAGGAAAGATCTAGTCTTTTCACTtaacatttcaaaattttatgtcattatttggaaaatggtacacgactttttattaaactcaAATCACTATCACTTCATGAGCGTTAGTATCTTCATTACCAGACACTCTGTATAAAGCAGTAGTGCTTGTTTTGGATCAGTCCAGTTAAGAGGCTTTTAAAACTCGACCTTgtcacatttaatatattaccaTGTTGATTAAGATTACGTCTCtcatgcaataaataaatatcatggAACTGCACGCCATTTTAACCTTTACTTCAACTACATTGATAAC
Proteins encoded in this window:
- the LOC105278445 gene encoding exocyst complex component 4, whose amino-acid sequence is MNTTPPIKPPRGIKPTKETSGLLISVIRALSASETNEQRDTEKAKLEKEYKRSDQRLEELVSSHDQDLMEVMQIFSALSEKVTSSREKIHAVKENLNACKQLLRCKREELLNLWLEGIEHKQVLHLLKDVSADSCGRIPLTEPESLILSNVAHEPTVE
- the LOC105278444 gene encoding transcription initiation factor IIB isoform X1 — encoded protein: MASSSRYVADKVCCYAHPDAPLIEDYRAGDQICSECGLVVGDRVIDVGSEWRTFSNEKSGIDPSRVGGPENPLLNGADLSTMIGPGTGAASFDGFGTAKYQNRRTMSSSDRALLNAFREINAMADRINLPKTIVDRANTLFKQVHDGKNLKGRANDAIASACLYIACRQEGVPRTFKEICAVSKISKKEIGRCFKLILKALETSVDLITTGDFMSRFCSNLGLPNMVQRAATHIARKAVEIDIVPGRSPISVAAAAIYMASQASEDKRSQKEIGDIAGVADVTIRQSYKLMYPHASQLFPEDFRFATPIDQLPQM
- the LOC105278444 gene encoding transcription initiation factor IIB isoform X2, which encodes MLKWYVADKVCCYAHPDAPLIEDYRAGDQICSECGLVVGDRVIDVGSEWRTFSNEKSGIDPSRVGGPENPLLNGADLSTMIGPGTGAASFDGFGTAKYQNRRTMSSSDRALLNAFREINAMADRINLPKTIVDRANTLFKQVHDGKNLKGRANDAIASACLYIACRQEGVPRTFKEICAVSKISKKEIGRCFKLILKALETSVDLITTGDFMSRFCSNLGLPNMVQRAATHIARKAVEIDIVPGRSPISVAAAAIYMASQASEDKRSQKEIGDIAGVADVTIRQSYKLMYPHASQLFPEDFRFATPIDQLPQM